In the genome of Triticum urartu cultivar G1812 chromosome 5, Tu2.1, whole genome shotgun sequence, one region contains:
- the LOC125555795 gene encoding bZIP transcription factor 16-like, protein MSDRSGQRQCRRGVSGDVELDAAMALANMAGVSGPAALPAAHPAAPQHGASREEEEELASTRLSLELGKVGIQASSCSSSSSAGCPSQQARVAAAAPGGGGYGPRPRHTLTEAEKEAKRLRRVLANRESARQTILRRQAIRDELARKVADLSSQNESMKKEKETVMQEYLTLQETNKQLKEQARHHLPLPLF, encoded by the exons ATGTCTGATCGTAGCGGCCAGCGGCAATGCCGCCGAGGCGTCTCGGGCGACGTCGAGCTCGACGCGGCCATGGCACTGGCCAACATGGCCGGCGTTTCGGGGCCAGCAGCTCTTCCCGCCGCGCACCCGGCGGCGCCGCAGCATGGCGCCagccgcgaggaggaggaggagctggcGAGCACGAGGCTGAGCCTGGAGCTGGGCAAGGTCGGCATCCAGGCGTCGTCGTGCTCCAGCAGCTCCAGCGCCGGGTGTCCCTCGCAGCAGGCGCGGGTGGCCGCGGCGGCTCCAGGTGGAGGCGGCTACGGCCCAAGGCCCCGGCATACGCTCACCGAG GCTGAGAAGGAGGCAAAGCGGCTGCGGCGCGTGCTCGCGAACCGGGAGTCTGCGCGCCAAACCATACTCCGCCGTCAG GCGATCCGAGACGAACTGGCGAGGAAAGTTGCGGACTTGTCGTCACAAAACGAGAGCATGAAGAAG GAGAAGGAGACGGTGATGCAAGAGTATCTCACACTCCAGGAGACGAACAAGCAGCTGAAAGAACAGGCACGACATCATCTGCCGCTTCCATTATTTTAG
- the LOC125555796 gene encoding uncharacterized protein LOC125555796, producing MDTTPPAEQRAEATLSTAAPLDAPPGPGFLYATAGPSAVPVPYVWGSWPGYNPNASNPGGAISTGHAPPLCFPPCAWYYPVVTDPHGSPATSYAQPLHETTSGGASQGTCGGTADEDTDDDPCSLTLGLDVDRKCATSAESGGSRAVAGDRERAVMAAEARKRRKELTKMKQTHLGGRPGDE from the coding sequence ATGGACACGACGCCACCAGCGGAGCAGCGGGCAGAAGCCACGCTGTCCACGGCGGCCCCGCTGGACGCACCCCCTGGGCCGGGCTTCCTTTACGCAACAGCTGGGCCCTCAGCCGTGCCGGTGCCGTATGTCTGGGGCTCTTGGCCGGGGTACAATCCGAACGCCAGCAACCCGGGCGGCGCCATCAGCACTGGACATGCCCCGCCGCTCTGCTTTCCGCCCTGCGCGTGGTACTACCCCGTCGTCACCGACCCACATGGTTCGCCGGCGACATCTTACGCGCAGCCGCTCCATGAGACAACGAGCGGGGGCGCCAGCCAGGGTACCTGCGGCGGAACGGCCGATGAGGACACCGACGACGACCCGTGCTCGCTCACGCTGGGGCTTGACGTCGACAGGAAGTGTGCGACGAGCGCCGAGAGCGGCGGCAGCCGTGCTGTGGCGGGAGACAGAGAGAGGGCGGTGATGGCAGCGGAGGCGAGAAAGAGGAGGAAGGAGCTGACGAAGATGAAGCAGACGCATCTCGGCGGCCGTCCTGGAGACGAGTAG